The following proteins come from a genomic window of Desulfobacterales bacterium:
- a CDS encoding cache domain-containing protein, giving the protein MKSIAHVILTGSILICLLISNLSIQLSYADTGELEKLAAESETYCKTTAKEEPTSPNVIIEKVNEACNIISKEGAEAFPKFKGNNSSFLFEGTYIWIHTLNGGKMLMHPIKYKMEGNVFIDLKDKNGKRFFSIMNNVVKESGAGWVEYEWPVPGSSGFQRKISYIKGCKMPDGTDVVIGCGIYKYKDEDINKLEIK; this is encoded by the coding sequence ATGAAATCTATAGCGCATGTTATATTAACAGGAAGTATCTTAATCTGTTTATTAATTTCTAATCTGTCAATTCAATTAAGTTACGCAGATACGGGAGAACTGGAAAAGTTAGCTGCAGAAAGCGAAACCTATTGTAAAACTACAGCAAAGGAAGAACCTACTTCTCCAAACGTAATCATTGAAAAAGTCAATGAAGCCTGCAATATTATTTCAAAAGAAGGAGCTGAGGCTTTCCCAAAATTTAAAGGAAACAACAGTTCTTTTCTTTTTGAAGGAACTTATATATGGATTCATACACTAAATGGAGGAAAGATGTTGATGCATCCAATTAAGTATAAAATGGAGGGAAATGTTTTTATTGATCTTAAAGATAAAAATGGAAAACGTTTTTTTTCAATCATGAATAATGTAGTTAAGGAAAGCGGCGCAGGCTGGGTTGAATATGAATGGCCTGTTCCTGGAAGCAGTGGGTTTCAAAGAAAAATATCTTATATTAAAGGCTGTAAAATGCCTGACGGAACAGATGTAGTAATTGGCTGTGGAATATATAAATATAAAGACGAAGATATTAATAAACTTGAAATAAAATAA
- a CDS encoding response regulator, producing MKNLLISNISIKYKFAIAICLILTIAMLSLSFIFIKQSQTILKDALQDKVNLLNKNFSVVSSKSIQENSYSSLQELINEIAATEKHLNFLVIANKNAIVVATSDQENYKQFSRINNPNIISQLEKEEDIIFIHNDKKLLESIKFFFLTSEENRTEALGFIYIGLETTHLEKSIKNLWFYSTILTIIILGFGIIGAFFIGIRMTKPITGLAEEVRIIASGNLDKSIKVKSKDEIGSLISDVEKMRVSIKDLTYNLETKVNERTIQLKEANKKLDEANKARSAFLANMSHEIRTPMNGVIAAADLALSEDLPPKLDHYLTIIHSSAYSLLGIINDILDFSKIDAGKLDLEKRPFILYDILDALANMFGTKTMDKNIELVIDIEAEVPTALYGDPLRLQQILTNLIGNAIKFTDKEGTVILSVKPVEISSKMATLKFCVKDTGIGMTPKQRSKLFQPFIQADSSTTRKYGGTGLGLSISKQLVQLMGGEIWVKSKINKGSKFYFTVKLERQSKEKEQIFSLSDEIKKLQVLIIDDCLQTGLIIQKILKSFQLKSDWLPSGKEALTKLQQHNSFNLILIDWRMPEIDGIEIIKIIRKDLKLDIPIILMSAFSSELDKFKTNEMHIDGVLSKPINPSSLFNAIIDLFAKKTVIEREEKTVVTKESIYKNRLQGIKVLVAEDNLTNQDIAQAIFDKAKIPITIVNNGEEAVFAVQKQNFDVVLMDIQMPVMDGYAATKKIRDNPKFSSLPIVAMTANAMKGDEEKCINIGMNGYVSKPIKQDILFHTIWRVLEK from the coding sequence ATGAAAAATTTATTAATCTCAAACATAAGCATTAAATATAAATTCGCTATAGCTATTTGCCTTATACTTACTATAGCTATGCTTTCTCTTTCTTTTATATTTATTAAACAATCGCAAACTATCCTCAAAGACGCGTTGCAGGATAAGGTAAATCTTCTTAATAAAAATTTTTCTGTTGTTTCCTCAAAAAGTATTCAAGAAAACAGTTATTCAAGCTTACAAGAGCTTATTAATGAAATCGCAGCAACAGAAAAGCATTTAAATTTTCTTGTTATAGCTAATAAAAACGCAATAGTTGTAGCTACGTCGGATCAAGAAAACTATAAACAATTTTCAAGAATTAATAATCCCAATATAATTAGTCAATTAGAAAAAGAAGAGGATATAATTTTTATACATAACGATAAAAAACTTCTTGAAAGCATTAAATTTTTCTTTTTAACATCTGAAGAAAATAGAACAGAAGCTCTTGGCTTTATATATATCGGACTTGAAACTACGCATTTAGAAAAATCTATTAAAAACCTATGGTTTTACTCTACTATCCTTACAATAATTATTTTAGGGTTTGGTATAATAGGAGCATTTTTTATAGGGATAAGAATGACAAAACCGATAACAGGTTTAGCTGAAGAAGTAAGAATTATAGCTTCAGGAAATCTTGATAAGTCTATAAAGGTTAAAAGTAAAGATGAAATAGGCTCACTTATATCTGATGTTGAAAAAATGAGGGTTTCAATTAAGGATTTAACCTATAATCTTGAAACAAAAGTTAATGAGCGCACTATACAATTAAAAGAAGCAAATAAAAAACTTGATGAAGCTAATAAGGCAAGGAGTGCGTTTCTTGCAAATATGAGTCATGAGATTAGAACCCCAATGAACGGAGTTATAGCTGCTGCTGATTTAGCCTTATCAGAAGATTTGCCTCCTAAGTTAGATCATTATTTAACCATAATACATTCATCAGCATATTCACTGCTGGGAATTATTAATGATATTTTAGATTTTTCAAAAATTGATGCTGGTAAGCTTGATTTAGAAAAACGTCCGTTTATCCTATACGATATATTAGATGCATTGGCAAATATGTTCGGAACTAAAACAATGGATAAAAATATAGAATTGGTTATTGATATTGAGGCTGAAGTTCCAACAGCTTTATATGGGGACCCCTTAAGATTACAGCAAATTTTAACAAATCTAATCGGGAATGCTATAAAATTTACGGATAAAGAAGGAACTGTAATTCTTTCTGTAAAACCTGTTGAAATTTCATCAAAAATGGCAACTCTTAAATTTTGTGTAAAAGATACAGGCATTGGAATGACTCCTAAGCAACGATCAAAATTATTCCAGCCATTTATTCAAGCTGACTCTTCAACAACAAGAAAATATGGAGGAACAGGGCTTGGATTATCAATATCAAAACAGCTTGTCCAATTAATGGGAGGTGAAATATGGGTGAAAAGTAAAATAAACAAGGGCTCAAAGTTTTATTTCACAGTAAAGCTCGAAAGACAATCAAAAGAAAAAGAGCAAATATTTTCTTTATCAGATGAAATAAAAAAATTACAAGTTCTTATAATTGATGATTGTTTACAAACAGGCTTAATTATTCAAAAAATACTTAAATCCTTTCAACTTAAATCTGATTGGCTTCCTTCAGGAAAAGAGGCTTTAACAAAATTACAACAGCATAACAGTTTTAACTTAATCTTAATTGATTGGCGAATGCCGGAAATTGATGGGATTGAAATTATTAAAATAATTAGAAAAGATTTAAAATTAGACATACCTATTATTTTGATGAGCGCTTTTAGCAGCGAACTTGATAAATTTAAAACTAATGAAATGCACATAGACGGAGTTTTATCAAAACCTATTAATCCATCATCATTATTTAACGCAATAATTGATCTGTTTGCTAAAAAAACTGTAATAGAACGCGAAGAAAAAACAGTTGTAACAAAGGAGTCAATATATAAGAACCGTTTACAAGGAATAAAGGTTCTTGTTGCAGAAGATAACCTTACTAATCAAGACATTGCTCAAGCAATATTTGATAAAGCAAAGATACCTATAACTATTGTAAATAACGGAGAAGAAGCTGTGTTCGCTGTTCAAAAGCAAAATTTTGATGTTGTTCTTATGGATATACAAATGCCTGTAATGGACGGATATGCGGCCACAAAAAAAATTCGTGACAATCCGAAGTTTTCATCCCTTCCTATTGTAGCTATGACGGCTAATGCTATGAAAGGTGATGAGGAAAAATGCATAAATATTGGGATGAATGGATATGTTTCAAAACCAATAAAACAGGATATTTTATTTCATACAATATGGAGAGTTTTAGAAAAATAA